The window NNNNNNNNNNNNNNNNNNNNNNNNNNNNNNNNNNNNNNNNNNNNNNNNNNNNNNNNNNNNNNNNNNNNNNNNNNNNNNNNNNNNNNNNNNNNNNNNNNNNNNNNNNNNNNNNNNNNNNNNNNNNNNNNNNNNNNNNNNNNNNNNNNNNNNNNNNNNNNNNNNNNNNNNNNNNNNNNNNNNNNNNNNNNNNNNNNNNNNNNNNNNNNNNNNNNNNNNNNNNNNNNNNNNNNNNNNNNNNNNNNNNNNNNNNNNNNNNNNNNNNNNNNNNNNNNNNNNNNNNNNNNNNNNNNNNNNNNNNNNNNNNNNNNNNNNNNNNNNNNNNNNNNNNNNNNNNNNNNNNNNNNNNNNNNNNNNNNNNNNNNNNNNNNNNNNNNNNNNNNNNNNNNNNNNNNNNNNNNNNNNNNNNNNNNNNNNNNNNNNNNNNNNNNNNNNNNNNNNNNNNNNNNNNNNNNNNNNNNNNNNNNNNNNNNNNNNNNNNNNNNNNNNNNNNNNNNNNNNNNNNNNNNNNNNNNNNNNNNNNNNNNNNNNNNNNNNNNNNNNNNNNNNNNNNNNNNNNNNNNNNNNNNNNNNNNNNNNNNNNNNNNNNNNNNNNNNNNNNNNNNNNNNNNNNNNNNNNNNNNNNNNNNNNNNNNNNNNNNNNNNNNNNNNNNNNNNNNNNNNNNNNNNNNNNNNNNNNNNNNNNNNNNNNNNNNNNNNNNNNNNNNNNNNNNNNNNNNNNNNNNNNNNNNNNNNNNNNNNNNNNNNNNNNNNNNNNNNNNNNNNNNNNNNNNNNNNNNNNNNNNNNNNNNNNNNNNNNNNNNNNNNNNNNNNNNNNNNNNNNNNNNNNNNNNNNNNNNNNNNNNNNNNNNNNNNNNNNNNNNNNNNNNNNNNNNNNNNNNNNNNNNNNNNNNNNNNNNNNNNNNNNNNNNNNNNNNNNNNNNNNNNNNNNNNNNNNNNNNNNNNNNNNNNNNNNNNNNNNNNNNNNNNNNNNNNNNNNNNNNNNNNNNNNNNNNNNNNNNNNNNNNNNNNNNNNNNNNNNNNNNNNNNNNNNNNNNNNNNNNNNNNNNNNNNNNNNNNNNNNNNNNNNNNNNNNNNNNNNNNNNNNNNNNNNNNNNNNNNNNNNNNNNNNNNNNNNNNNNNNNNNNNNNNNNNNNNNNNNNNNNNNNNNNNNNNNNNNNNNNNNNNNNNNNNNNNNNNNNNNNNNNNNNNNNNNNNNNNNNNNNNNNNNNNNNNNNNNNNNNNNNNNNNNNNNNNNNNNNNNNNNNNNNNNNNNNNNNNNNNNNNNNNNNNNNNNNNNNNNNNNNNNNNNNNNNNNNNNNNNNNNNNNNNNNNNNNNNNNNNNNNNNNNNNNNNNNNNNNNNNNNNNNNNNNNNNNNNNNNNNNNNNNNNNNNNNNNNNNNNNNNNNNNNNNNNNNNNNNNNNNNNNNNNNNNNNNNNNNNNNNNNNNNNNNNNNNNNNNNNNNNNNNNNNNNNNNNNNNNNNNNNNNNNNNNNNNNNNNNNNNNNNNNNNNNNNNNNNNNNNNNNNNNNNNNNNNNNNNNNNNNNNNNNNNNNNNNNNNNNNNNNNNNNNNNNNNNNNNNNNNNNNNNNNNNNNNNNNNNNNNNNNNNNNNNNNNNNNNNNNNNNNNNNNNNNNNNNNNNNNNNNNNNNNNNNNNNNNNNNNNNNNNNNNNNNNNNNNNNNNNNNNNNNNNNNNNNNNNNNNNNNNNNNNNNNNNNNNNNNNNNNNNNNNNNNNNNNNNNNNNNNNNNNNNNNNNNNNNNNNNNNNNNNNNNNNNNNNNNNNNNNNNNNNNNNNNNNNNNNNNNNNNNNNNNNNNNNNNNNNNNNNNNNNNNNNNNNNNNNNNNNNNNNNNNNNNNNNNNNNNNNNNNNNNNNNNNNNNNNNNNNNNNNNNNNNNNNNNNNNNNNNNNNNNNNNNNNNNNNNNNNNNNNNNNNNNNNNNNNNNNNNNNNNNNNNNNNNNNNNNNNNNNNNNNNNNNNNNNNNNNNNNNNNNNNNNNNNNNNNNNNNNNNNNNNNNNNNNNNNNNNNNNNNNNNNNNNNNNNNNNNNNNNNNNNNNNNNNNNNNNNNNNNNNNNNNNNNNNNNNNNNNNNNNNNNNNNNNNNNNNNNNNNNNNNNNNNNNNNNNNNNNNNNNNNNNNNNNNNNNNNNNNNNNNNNNNNNNNNNNNNNNNNNNNNNNNNNNNNNNNNNNNNNNNNNNNNNNNNNNNNNNNNNNNNNNNNNNNNNNNNNNNNNNNNNNNNNNNNNNNNNNNNNNNNNNNNNNNNNNNNNNNNNNNNNNNNNNNNNNNNNNNNNNNNNNNNNNNNNNNNNNNNNNNNNNNNNNNNNNNNNNNNNNNNNNNNNNNNNNNNNNNNNNNNNNNNNNNNNNNNNNNNNNNNNNNNNNNNNNNNNNNNNNNNNNNNNNNNNNNNNNNNNNNNNNNNNNNNNNNNNNNNNNNNNNNNNNNNNNNNNNNNNNNNNNNNNNNNNNNNNNNNNNNNNNNNNNNNNNNNNNNNNNNNNNNNNNNNNNNNNNNNNNNNNNNNNNNNNNNNNNNNNNNNNNNNNNNNNNNNNNNNNNNNNNNNNNNNNNNNNNNNNNNNNNNNNNNNNNNNNNNNNNNNNNNNNNNNNNNNNNNNNNNNNNNNNNNNNNNNNNNNNNNNNNNNNNNNNNNNNNNNNNNNNNNNNNNNNNNNNNNNNNNNNNNNNNNNNNNNNNNNNNNNNNNNNNNNNNNNNNNNNNNNNNNNNNNNNNNNNNNNNNNNNNNNNNNNNNNNNNNNNNNNNNNNNNNNNNNNNNNNNNNNNNNNNNNNNNNNNNNNNNNNNNNNNNNNNNNNNNNNNNNNNNNNNNNNNNNNNNNNNNNNNNNNNNNNNNNNNNNNNNNNNNNNNNNNNNNNNNNNNNNNNNNNNNNNNNNNNNNNNNNNNNNNNNNNNNNNNNNNNNNNNNNNNNNNNNNNNNNNNNNNNNNNNNNNNNNNNNNNNNNNNNNNNNNNNNNNNNNNNNNNNNNNNNNNNNNNNNNNNNNNNNNNNNNNNNNNNNNNNNNNNNNNNNNNNNNNNNNNNNNNNNNNNNNNNNNNNNNNNNNNNNNNNNNNNNNNNNNNNNNNNNNNNNNNNNNNNNNNNNNNNNNNNNNNNNNNNNNNNNNNNNNNNNNNNNNNNNNNNNNNNNNNNNNNNNNNNNNNNNNNNNNNNNNNNNNNNNNNNNNNNNNNNNNNNNACTCTGGATCTATGACTGTGGATCTATAACTCTGGATCTGTGACTCTGGAACTGTGACTGGAACTGTGACTCTGGATCTGTGACTCTGGATGTAAAATTCTGGATCTGTGACTCTGGATCTGTGACTCTGGATCGTTTCCTGTTTAGTAAATGTAGTTTAAATGTAGAAAGTTCTTCTGTCCAGAATGTGAATCCAGACCTGCGGCTCCTTGGTTTCATTTTCCGTCTCTCTGCTCCCCCCCAGTTCTTCCAGCTGGACGTCTACCACAGCGACGGGACGCCTCTGACTCCAGACCAGCTCTGTGACCAGCTGGACAAGATCTGCAGAGCTTCACCGGGTCCCGGCGCCGAACGTGTCGGGATCCTGACCACCCAGCACCGAGACGTCTGGGGGAAATCCTACCTCAACCTCATCAGAGGTCAGAGACTCGAACTCCTCTGCGGGTCTTGCTTCCTTAGAGGGACAGGAAAGGTTTTCTGGAACCTGCTGTGATGCTCGGCTTccaccaccagagggcagcgGCGCCGCAGAGAATCACAGATTCAGATGATTAGAAATCAGCCAATTTTAAGCATCAGTTAGTTTTAGTCAAACGTGTTCTGTGTCGGTGttcagaacctccagaaccggCCCTGTTGGACTGGGGGTTCTGCTGGTTAACTGGTGTAGAGTCTCTCCTCTCTGGTTCAGACCCGACCAACCAAGCGTCCGTGTCGTCGATCCAGAGGAGCATCTTCGCGCTGTGTCTGGACGGACCCGGATCTGCGGATCGGAGCCGCAGCGCTGCGGCCGTCCAGATGCTGCACGGCGGCGGCAGCCGGCGCCACAGCGCCAACCGCTGGTTCGACAAGACGCTGCAGGTGACCCCGGGATCTCGCAGCGGGCCGTCCGGAGAGTTCTCACGGTTCCACAACATCCCAGGGATTCACACAAAaccaccaaacctctgcttgtTCATGCCGTCGcgtaaaaattacatttttatttcacactttCAGCCAAAATGGTGAAAACACTGGATTTAAGTACAATTCACATCTATCGTCGTAAATGAAGCAGATTTACCAGGCAAACAGTCCCTCTGCAGTTATGGTAGTTTAGTGATGATGGTAGTTTAGTGGTGGTAGTTTAGTGGTGGTAGTTTACTGATGGTAGTTTAGTGGTGGTAGTTTAGGGTGAGTGGTGACCCCACTAACCCTNNNNNNNNNNNNNNNNNNNNNNNNNNNNNNNNNNNNNNNNNNNNNNNNNNGATGGTAGTTTACTGATGGTAGTTTAGTGGTGGTAGTTTAGGGTAAGGGTTAGTGGTGACCCCACTAACCCTAGTTTAGTGATGATGGTAGTTTAGTGATGATGGTAGTTTACTGATGGTAGTTTAGTGATGGTAGTTTAGTGATGATGGTagtttagggttagggttagtggTGACCCCACTAACCCGAGTTTAGTGATGATGGTAGTTTAGTGGTGGTAGTTTACTGATGGTAGTTTAGTGATTCTGACCTGAAACATGATGACATCATTTccactgactctctgcagatcatctgtttgagtttttaggttttcattatGAAGCGTAATGTCAAAGTTTAACCAGAGCAGTCGGTAGTTTAACTCCTCGGTAGTTTAACTCCTCTGTAGTTTAACTCCTCTGTAGTTTAACTCCTCTCTAGTTTTATCTTCTCTGCAAGTGaactttttgtagttttgctgCTGACGTTCGTTTCTGACGTTTCAGTTCGTCGTGGGCGAAGACGGGACCTGCGGGGCGAACTACGAACACGCCCCGGCTGAAGGCCCGCCCATCGTGGCGCTGATCGACCACGTGGTCGAGTTCACGTCAGTACAGCCGTTTATCAATacgataccgatatctgagccGATATCTGAGCCGATATCTGATGCGGGGAAACGGCTGAGGAGACTTGAAACCCCAGAATAGATCTGATATCAATATCTGTGTCGGGCAGAATGTAACGCATAGAGTTGGACTGACTAGATCTGCCACTGATGGCTGATCTAGAATTGTTTTCAATATCAGAACCGATACAGATATCGATACGTGATCGCATCATTAGCAATCCAGATCATTTCCTGTCATAATCTGGATTATCTTTGTGTCTTTGGACAGGAGGAAGTTGGACACGTCTCCGTCTCCTGCAGCGTCTCTTCCTGTCCCTCGGAAACTCCCCTTCGTCGTCTCGGCAGAGCTGAAGAGGGACATCGAGGCGGCCGAGGCCAGCATGGACAGGTGAGCGGctggtccggttctgacccggttctgtccctctgacccggttctgtccTCCACAGCCTGGCCCAGGACCTGGACATGAGGGTCTCTGTGTTCGGACACTTTGGGAAAAACGTGCCGAAGTCCCACAGGATGAGTCCGGACGCCTTCATCCAGGTCGGCCTGCAGCTGGCCTTctacaggtcagaggtcaccacACCTGGACGCTACAGCAGGTTCACCACTGAGTCTGTAACGCCGGGCTTCACTGCATGGGAACCAGCTCAGACGTTAACTCTGTCGCCCCGATGCTTTCTGGGACATTTCTGACAGTTTCAGGTTATTTTCTGGATAATAACCTGAAAACTTCCTggttattttttccaaaagattcttttttagtttcacgtgaaaaacaaacatttcctccaAATCACTGCAAGATGATCTGATCCAAACTGAACCTGAACGCCTCATCAGTTCGTTCTGGATCCTAAAGGATCATTTCCAAAAACCGCACACTTTCTACAGACACTgtccagaggtcaaaggtcagtttACTGAAACTTTACCGCCCCACAACTCCTTCACATCTAACAAGTTGGTGTCAAAAGATTCTGATGATGGAAACTTCTTTACCGATTTATTCAGAACGActcaaacgtttgacaccaattttctCTCAGAGTTCagaacttttagtttttccccACCATGTTGTTCcatatttcccagaatgcatctGGGCTGCTCTACATGTTTGTTGTTCTTCCCGTGTGAACAGGAAGCACCGGCGCTGCTGCGCCACGTACGAGAGCGCCTCGCTGCGGATGTTCCGACTGGGCCGCACCGACACGATCCGATCGGCTTCCAGCGCCTCGGCTGCCTTCGTTAAGGCCTTCGACGACACCAGCAAgcaggtcagaaccagaacccagacCCGGTTCTGCTCGCATCCTGGTGGTTGGGATGTGAAGGTTCTTCATTTAGTGAAACGTTGTTTTTGTGCTCAGAACCAGGAGAAAGTGGGTCTGATGGAGGAAGCTGTGAAAGCCCACAGGTCGTACACCAACACGGTGAGAGTCGCGATCGATACTTTAAaggatatttattatttatttcagcatttataaaaacatttgtttcttctgGATGCTGCTCACTGAAGAATTGGATTCATTTCACTAAATTATTACATtcgaaaatactttttttgatcccaaagagaaattaaagcTTCAGATGCTGatggatctcctgtagcagtctgtgctgcagcgaatctgaagaagcctctgactgaagactatTTCAAAGAGATTTATTAGACATAATGTAAGAATACAGAATTATAAAGCTTTGTTGTTTTCGCGTTATTAGTCTAAGTTGGACTTTCCTGACGAACCTGAGCCGTTGTTGTTGCAGAACTCGGTCCGGTTCTGCTCCGCCTCATCATGGCCTCCATGTCcgtttttgtttctgatcagGCGATCAGCGGGCAGGCCATCGACAGACACCTGCTGGG of the Poecilia reticulata strain Guanapo linkage group LG12, Guppy_female_1.0+MT, whole genome shotgun sequence genome contains:
- the crata gene encoding LOW QUALITY PROTEIN: carnitine O-acetyltransferase (The sequence of the model RefSeq protein was modified relative to this genomic sequence to represent the inferred CDS: substituted 2 bases at 2 genomic stop codons), with translation MSAFCSRTAAGMVRPCGFVRLRHLVKPVSATRVAGRYLSHQRGLPSLPVPPLQQTCERYLTALEPIVEAEELSRTRQLVQQFQEADGVGQRLQRGLERRARDTENWLSQWWVQVAYLEYRLPVVVHSSPGLVLPRMDFRDKRGQIRXTNXSWWRWDEFTFWRNEPEMIHFSENQPVVCSSFCLSKCSLNVESSSVQNVNPDLRLLGFIFRLSAPPQFFQLDVYHSDGTPLTPDQLCDQLDKICRASPGPGAERVGILTTQHRDVWGKSYLNLIRDPTNQASVSSIQRSIFALCLDGPGSADRSRSAAAVQMLHGGGSRRHSANRWFDKTLQFVVGEDGTCGANYEHAPAEGPPIVALIDHVVEFTRKLDTSPSPAASLPVPRKLPFVVSAELKRDIEAAEASMDSLAQDLDMRVSVFGHFGKNVPKSHRMSPDAFIQVGLQLAFYRKHRRCCATYESASLRMFRLGRTDTIRSASSASAAFVKAFDDTSKQNQEKVGLMEEAVKAHRSYTNTAISGQAIDRHLLGLKLQAAEEKLPVPEIFRDPAFAKALHYRLSTSQVPPDRTGPDRSGSRTRPGSKPVTITNDAVNDNIVALSPFPVIYR